Part of the Caulifigura coniformis genome, TGCCGTCCGTTCCCATCCGCTGGCAAATCGCCCACGCCAGCTTGAAGGCCACTCCCGCGCCGCACAGTTCGGGGAACGGGTACTCGCTCCCCGGACGTCGCGGATGAACCACCGTCGCCGCGCACGGCAGCGAATCGGTCATGTGGTGGTGGTCGGTGACGATCAGCTCGAGGTTCAGCTCTTTCGCGAGGCCCGCTTCCAGCAGGCTGCAGATGCCGCAGTCGACCGTCACCACCAGCCGCGTCGGATCCTCCGCGGAGAGTTTCCGCACCGCTTCGAGGTTCAGCCCGTAGCCTTCCTCGAACCGGCAGGGGATGTAGTAGTCGACCTTCGCGCCGGCCAGCTTCAGGCAGCGATAAAGGATGCTGGTCGCCGTCACGCCGTCGACGTCGTAGTCGCCGTAGATGGTGATCCGCCGGCCGGCGTTCATCGCCGCGAGGATCCTGTCGGCCGCCTCACTTGCGCCGGGGAGCAGGTTCGGGTCGTGCAGATCGACGAGCCGCGTCTGCAGGAAAAGCGTCGCGTCCGCTTTCGTGAGCAGGCCGCGGGCGGCCAGCACCTGGGCCAGCAGCGGAGAGCAGTCGAGGTCACGGCTCAGCCGTCCGATGACGGCCGAATCATGCAAGGCAAACGTCCAGTTTCGGGGCATTCGTCACTGGTCCGGAACGGACCGCATTCATCAGAGAGGACACTCCTTCGTCCGGCCCAAATCGCCCATGCGATCAACGACCAGCGAAACCCGACCCATTGTCACGTCGAAAGACGGATTCCGCCACCATGGGGAACGCCGCGCCGCTCTTTGATCGCCGCTCCTTGAGTCTCGCCTCGCCCTCCGGGTATCGTGACTGAACCCGTCATCGGAGGCCGCAGCCTGCGGCCGTTCACAGCCCCTTGAGGACATCATGCGTCACTGGCGATCAGCGTTGGCCTACACCGGAGTTCTCACCCTCGGTTACCTCGCCGGCGCCTCGGGGGTGTCTCCCTTCCGTCCCGCGGCCGCCCAGGACAAGGCCCTGTCCAAGCCCAATGCAAAGCTCTCCGCCGCGATCATCGCACTCAGCGAGGCGGCCGATTCGCAGAAGACCGACGGGAACTACGAAGCGATCACCCAGGGGGTGAATTCGTTCCTGGTCCTTTCAGGGGGCGGCAACGCCCGGGCCGATCTCGAAAGCGGCAGCGGCGTCGACCCGGAAACCTATGGCGCGCTCTACGCCGGGCAGGCCATTCCCGAACTGGCCGACCAGATCACCAAGGACGACAACGGACGGCTGACCTTCAACGGCCAGGTCATCCAGATGTACTCAAAGAGCAAGCTGCAGAGGGTTTACGCGAACCGTCTGAAGCTCGCCGGGACGCGCTGAAACTCGCGCCTTATGCAGGCGGCTGGAAGTGCCGTTCCGTCGAGTCGACCGGGCGATCCGGCCGGGTGACAGGACGGCGTCTGAACGTCTTGTCGACGGAGTCCGGGGTTGGGAAGCCGGATTGCGGCAACGCTGTCGCACCGGCCCCTGCGGGGGGCCGGTTGTCGCTTGTATTTTGTCCCGACTTGCGCCGGAAAGTCTTATGAACCGCTTGCTGACTTCTCCTTGCATCAGCTGGCTGATGCCCGCGATGCTCGCCGCTCTTTGTGGGGCTGCCCCTGCCGTTTCGACGGCGGACGACAGTGTGGCCCCTGGGACGGCGAAATGGGCCGACCTGGGCCAGCAGACGACGCTCGAAGTCGTCTATCTCCCGCCCGGCAATTTCGTGGCGGGGAGCACGGCGGAAGAGAAGCAATGGGCGGTGGGACAAGATGGCGGCGCTCTCTTTTCCTCGGGTGGCGGCGCTCGAGAGGCTTTTGAAGGCGACCCCCGGCCGATGCGGGTGAAGGAGGGTTTCTGGATGGGCCGCACGGAGGTCACCGTGGGGCAGTTTCGCCGCTTCATCGAAGAATCCAAATACGTGACCGACGCTGAAAAGCCCGGCGGGAAGACGATGGTGTTTGACAGCGACTGGAAACCGAACATCACGAACTCGGGAAAGCCACCGCATCCCTGGGTGGACCGAACGGACAAAAGCTGGAGGGATCCCAACCACGGCGTGCCCGAACAGGCAGACTTCCCGGTCGTCTGCGTCAGTTACAACGACATGAACGCGTTTTGCGAATGGCTCACCAAACGGGAGAAAGCGGCCGATCGATTGCCGGACGGTCTGGTTTACCGATTGCCCACCGAAGCGGAGTGGGACTACGCCTGTCGCGGCGGCCGTACCGACAGCAGCTACTTCTGGTGGGGCAGCAATCTCGACGATGCGAAAGGGCGGTTGAACATTTCGGGTCTGGACCTGCTTCCCGGCAAAGACTACGCCTGGCCCGGTGCGAAGCTCCCCTGGCTCGACGGTTATGCGATGGTCTCGCCCGTTGATCACTACGGCGCGCAGGGCCGCAACGGGTTCGGGTTGGCGGACATGTGCGGCGGCGTGTGGGAATTCGTCATCGATGATTTCGATCCCAAAGGCGGTCACGAAGAGGTGTTTTACGAAGACCCGGAAAAACGCACGGTTTCTCACCCGGTTTGCCGCGGCGGGAACTATTACGACGTGCCGGGCAACGCGCGGTGTGCCGTTCGATTAGGAATCGCTTCGGTGACCTACTCCGATTCCCGAGATGGCTTCCGCATCTGCCTGGCACGGCCGGTGGTGAAGTAAATCAGGCGGTGCCTGGCCGTTTGTTCGGTTGACGATCCAGGTGCGTCTCCGGCCGGCACAGCAATGAGAAACCCCTTCGCCCCCGCCGGAGGGCCTGTTTCTGAGAATCGTCGAACGGGTCGGATTTGAACGGTTCTCGACGTTTGCGCGGCTCTCCCCGGCGTGGCATGAGCGTTACAGCCCGACGTTTCGGAATCCCCAACGGCCGATCCCCCGTCTCTGGCAGAGACTGCGCCTTTTGACAGGGTTTTTCTTTTCGGCCGTCCGAAACCGTAGATACAATGCGGTCTTGAGGGTGGAGTGCGCGACGCGTCCCGTTCGGGGCATCCCCGCAACCCTCCTCAGGTCTGAATTCCTGTCGAACGCGAATGACACTCGCTCCGCGCCGCGGAACGCCTGTCACTTCGCACATACTTCCGGTCACGTTGGGGATCGTCATGCGTTTTGCTTCACGCAGGGCACGGTGGATGGCAGCCGCGGCTGCTGCCGTTGGACTGGGTCAATTCTCAGGCGTGGCTCTCGCCAGTGACGCTCCGTCGACGCTGGTCCGGAGCTATACCGCCCCCAACGGAGAGACCTATCTTTCCGTTTCGCTTCGCGCCGAGAATCTCCCGGCCGAACCGGTCCCGCATGACCACGTGGTCCTCGTCGACACGTCGGCCAGCCAGGTCGGCGAGCATCGCCGCCACGCTCTCGCCGTGGTCGACCAGTTCCTCGCCGCCCTGCCCGCCAGTGATCGCGTGTCGGTGGTGGCGATCGATGTCGGCTCCGCCCCGATGACGAAAGGCTTCGTGACGCCCTCCCAGGCGGCCGCCGAAGCCGTCTCCGGCCTCAAGAAACGCGTCCCCGCCGGGGCCACGAACCTCCAGGCCGCCCTCACCTCCGCACTCCAGCAGTTCGACCGCACCCGCCCGGGCTCGATCGTCGTCATCGGCGACGGCATGAGCATCGCGCATCTCCTCCAGCCGGCGGAGTTGAACTCGCTCACCTCGGCCATGAAGGACGCCCGCGTCGCCGTCCACAGCTACGCCGTCGGCTCGAAGACCGACATGCAGCTGCTCGGAATCCTCGCCACGCAGACCGGCGGTGTCGTGAAGATCGACAACGGCCAGACGACGCCCGACGTCGTCGGCCGCGAACTCGCCACGGCCGCCACGCTCCCCGTCTTCTACCCCGAAGCGCTGCAGGTCAACTGGACCGGCGCCGAGGTGCAGCCGTCGCAGGCTCTCCCGATGCGGGCCGACCGCTCGACGGTCTACCTCGCCCGCGGCCGCGTCGCCCCGGATGCAACCCTGACCGTCTCCGGCGGCCAGTCGAAGTATTCCTGGTCGGTCAGCCAGCCGCAGATGACGCAGGGCACGACCGTCCTGGGACATCTCTGGCACAGCACCAACGAACTCGGCGGAGACCTCCTCCCCCTCGCCGGCGATGAACTCGTCGCTTACGCGCAGGACATGCAGGTCGCCCGCGTCGAATCCCTCGAAGCACAAGGGACGGCCGCAATGAAGGCCGGCCGCAAAGAGGTCGCCCAGAACATCGGCCGCACCCTGAACTCGATCGAGCCGGGCAACGTCCGGGCCGTCGTGTTTCAGCAGGCGGGCGAGCAGGATCCTGCTCCCCTCCCGTCTCCTCCCCCGGCCGCCGCGGACGACCTTTCCCCGCGTGAACTCCCCTCGGGTCGCGGCCTGATCGCCGATGTCGAAGCTCGCCGCGCGGCCCTCGCCGGCCGGTTGCAGCGTGAACTGGAAGTCGCGATCCAGGCGGCCCGCTCGGAAGTCACCCTCGACCCGGCCGCCGCCCAGGCGCGCCTGGAAGCGGAACTCGCCTCCCTGAAGGCCGCGACCGAAATCGACCGCGAAGCCCAGGACCGCCTGATCCGCACCGCCAATGGCGCCCTGCAGGACATCAAGGCCCGGCGCGCCACGCTCGAAACCGCCCAGGCCTCCCGTCAGCGGGCCGCCGCCGAACGTCGCGCAGCCCAGCAGCTCGAAAACCGCCTCGCCGCCGACGAACGGAACCTGAAGAACCTCGTTGACCAGGTTCGCGCCGCGATGAACGACGGCTTCCATGGCGACTCGGCCGCCTTCGAAGAGGCCGAAGCCATCGGACGCATCATCTACAGCCGCAACCCCGGCAGCGCGATGGGCACGGCCACGGTGTTCGAACCCGAAGCCGCCGGCGCGCTCGACAAGTCGTCACGCCTGCGGGCCCTGCGGTCGGACAAGTTCCTCGCGATGCTCCACCAGGTCGAGCTGTCGCACGTGCCGTTCCCGGACGAGCCGCCGATCAACTATCCGCCGGCAGAAGTCTGGCAGTACATCACGCAGCTCCGCCAGAAGTGGAAGTCGGTCGACCTCCACAAGAACAGCCCGAACGAAGAGCGGATCTACAAGGCCCTCGATCAGACGGTCGATTTCCAGTTCACCGGCCAGACCCTGCAGGAAGTGATCAACTACCTGTCGACCGAGCACAACATCACGATTCGGCTCGACAATACGGAACTCACCAACGCCGGCGTCGGTCCCGACCAGGAAATCCAGCTGGTCATCAGCGGCATCACGCTGCGGGCAGCTCTCAAGCTGATGCTCGAAGACGTCGGCGGCACTGAGCTCGCCTACATCATCGAAGACGAAGTGATGAAGATCACCACCCGCGAAAAGGCCGACACGATCCAGCAGGTTCGCGTCTACCCGGTGGCTGACCTCGCCATCTCCCCGATCGTTCAGCCAATGATCGCCCAGAGCATTGCCGGCTCGGCCGGTGGTGGCCAGGGCGGCCTGGGCGGCATCGGTGGCGGCGGCGGCATGGGCGGCGGTATGGGCGGCATGGGTGGCGGCGGCATGGGTGGTATGGGCGGCGGCGGCATGGGTGGTATGGGAGGCGGCGGCGGCGGGTTCTTCTCCGTCCCCAATCCCGAAGCCGCTCCGCTGAAAAAAAAACAGTAGGCCCTGAAACGAATAGGAAGTCTGCGGGCTTTGCGCAGACTTTTCGTTCTCCGGAGCCTTGGATCTCACGAGAAGGCCGACCTCACTCTTCTGAGGCCGGCCTTCTTGCATTGGCCGAACCGGGCCAGAAGGCCCCGCCGGTCAACACCACGACGCCTCTTGCCGCGCCGAAGCCGCAGCCCGCGCCCGCGTCCCCACGCCCGCGGGCGCCCGAGCCGGCGGCGGCGACGTTCAAGTTTCCCCCCGTCGATGCCCCCGACCTCGATGCGGCCTGGGACGATTTCTTCGCGAACAATACCCCGCCGGTTTCCGTCGTCGGCGGACACATGCTCAAGCTGCACGGCGCCGGACATCACAAGCAGGTCGTCGCCGCGCTCCGCGCCGCGCTCATCAACGGGCAGGCCCAGCCGTGGATGTATGAAGCACTTGCCGGCAGCATGGCGATCGAGAAGTTTCCCCAGGAGGAGATCGAGCGGGTTCTCCTGTCGATGACCGACTTCGGCCAGGCGGACTTCGCCTCAATGCTCTACTCCGCCGCGTATCTCGTGCGATTTGATCGGCTCGATACGGCCCTCAAGATGTATCGCCAGGCGTCGCGGATGCAGCCGGAGCGCCCGGAGCCTTACCTTCTCAGCGTCGAACACGCCGCCCTGTTCAAGAACCCCGATGACGTGATCTGGGCCGCGTGCGGGGTCCTGAGATACGACTGGACCGCGGAGCGGGCGACCAATATCCAGACGGCCCGCAGCGCCCTCGCGAACCTGGAACGCGATCTCGCCAAGGCCGGCAATCAGCCCGCGATCGACTCCCTTCGGACGGCCGTCGCCGAAGCCCAGGCGATCGACGTCGAAATCGAAGTCGTCTGGAGCGGCGACAGCGATATCGACCTCGAGGTCGAGGAGCCGTCCGGAACCGTATGCTCCATCACCCAGCCGCAGACCGCCGCCGGCGGCAACCACCTCGGCGACGGCTACGGTCCGCGGCCACAGGACTGCCGGGAAACGTATGTCTGCCCGTCTGGCTTCGCCGGCGAGTATCGGATCCGCCTGAAGCACGCCCGCGGGAACGTAATCGGCCGCCGCGCCACCGTTACGATGACGACGCATAAGGGAACGTCCGCCGAGTCGCGGCAGACGAAGACAATTGTCTTCGAAGACGGTCAGGGCGCGACCTCGGTCCGCCTCGACCGCGGACGCCGCGAACTGCCCCGCACCGTGCAGGAAAACCGCCCGGCCGGCCAGCCGGTGACGCGTCGCCCCGGCGCGAAGTCCGGACGCCGCGATCCCAACGTCGTCCCCGCTTCGGGGCAGGCGAATCCGGCCGGGGCCATCATCGGGGCGATCGGCTTCCAGCCAAACGTCCAGGTGATCAGCGAAGGCGTGACTCTCGGAGCGTCGGCCTTGATCTCTCCGGACCGCCGGTATGTGAGAATGGGGATCAGCCCCACGTTCTCGAACATCACCGATGTCTTCACGTTCAGCGTCTTCGGCGGCGTTCCGGCCGGCGGCCCCAACAACAACCAGGGTCCTCAAAACCGCTGAGACCACCCGCACCCCGGCTGCTCCAAAGCAGCCGGGGTGCTTCGCATTTGCACTGCTCCCCGTCAGCCCGCAGGGCCGGCGGAGCCGGCCGCCCCCCATGGAAGGTCGTCCCCTCGTCTCCCCTCACACCTCAAATGAGTGGACGGCGCTCGGGTGAACGGACATTCGCCGATACGGTCGCGGCCAGGCGTCACGGCCTTTTCTCGGGTCCCCTGCGCGGAGGGCGTCTCAGCCGGTTGACGCCGACGGGACGCCACCCTCGATGAAATGGCGAGACGATCTGAAACGGCCCGCGCCCCTACCCACGCGGATGGCACTTCGCGTGGATCGATTTCAGCCGGCTGTGCTCGACGTGCGTATACACCTGCGTCGTGCGGATGCTCGCGTGCCCCAGCATCTCCTGCAGGGCGCGAATCTCCGCGCCGCCGGCCAGCATGTGCGTGGCGAAACTGTGACGCAGCGTGTGCGGACTCACCTTGTCGGCACAGCCGGCCCGCGTCGCATACTTCTTCACGAGCTTCCAGATCATGATCCGCGTCAACGCCTTGCCCGCGCGCGTCACGAACAGCGCATCCTGGTCGCGG contains:
- a CDS encoding formylglycine-generating enzyme family protein codes for the protein MNRLLTSPCISWLMPAMLAALCGAAPAVSTADDSVAPGTAKWADLGQQTTLEVVYLPPGNFVAGSTAEEKQWAVGQDGGALFSSGGGAREAFEGDPRPMRVKEGFWMGRTEVTVGQFRRFIEESKYVTDAEKPGGKTMVFDSDWKPNITNSGKPPHPWVDRTDKSWRDPNHGVPEQADFPVVCVSYNDMNAFCEWLTKREKAADRLPDGLVYRLPTEAEWDYACRGGRTDSSYFWWGSNLDDAKGRLNISGLDLLPGKDYAWPGAKLPWLDGYAMVSPVDHYGAQGRNGFGLADMCGGVWEFVIDDFDPKGGHEEVFYEDPEKRTVSHPVCRGGNYYDVPGNARCAVRLGIASVTYSDSRDGFRICLARPVVK
- a CDS encoding VWA domain-containing protein, encoding MRFASRRARWMAAAAAAVGLGQFSGVALASDAPSTLVRSYTAPNGETYLSVSLRAENLPAEPVPHDHVVLVDTSASQVGEHRRHALAVVDQFLAALPASDRVSVVAIDVGSAPMTKGFVTPSQAAAEAVSGLKKRVPAGATNLQAALTSALQQFDRTRPGSIVVIGDGMSIAHLLQPAELNSLTSAMKDARVAVHSYAVGSKTDMQLLGILATQTGGVVKIDNGQTTPDVVGRELATAATLPVFYPEALQVNWTGAEVQPSQALPMRADRSTVYLARGRVAPDATLTVSGGQSKYSWSVSQPQMTQGTTVLGHLWHSTNELGGDLLPLAGDELVAYAQDMQVARVESLEAQGTAAMKAGRKEVAQNIGRTLNSIEPGNVRAVVFQQAGEQDPAPLPSPPPAAADDLSPRELPSGRGLIADVEARRAALAGRLQRELEVAIQAARSEVTLDPAAAQARLEAELASLKAATEIDREAQDRLIRTANGALQDIKARRATLETAQASRQRAAAERRAAQQLENRLAADERNLKNLVDQVRAAMNDGFHGDSAAFEEAEAIGRIIYSRNPGSAMGTATVFEPEAAGALDKSSRLRALRSDKFLAMLHQVELSHVPFPDEPPINYPPAEVWQYITQLRQKWKSVDLHKNSPNEERIYKALDQTVDFQFTGQTLQEVINYLSTEHNITIRLDNTELTNAGVGPDQEIQLVISGITLRAALKLMLEDVGGTELAYIIEDEVMKITTREKADTIQQVRVYPVADLAISPIVQPMIAQSIAGSAGGGQGGLGGIGGGGGMGGGMGGMGGGGMGGMGGGGMGGMGGGGGGFFSVPNPEAAPLKKKQ